CCCCTGATCGCGGATGCCTTGTGCCGCCATCGGGGGAGGTGCCCGCAGGGCGGAGGGGGTTTGGATGGTTCGGATTGGTTCGGTGGTTCGGGAGGTTCGGAAGGGGAGGTCCCTCGGCTCCGCTCGGGATGACGAAGAACTGGTGGTTCGGCGTGCACGAGGCATCCGCTTGCCACCTCCCCCGCTGTCCCGCACGGACCATCGGGAAAGCAGGGGAGGATCTGGAGCGGGACGACTCTTGGCAGTTCCTCCCCTGATTGCGGACGGCTCGTGCCGCCATCGGGGGAGGTGTCTGTAGGGCGGAGGGGGTTCGGATTGGTTCGGTGGTTCGGGAGGTTCGGAAGGGGAGGTCCCTCGGCTCCGCTCGGGATGACGACCATTGGGGGTTCGGCATGCGCGAGACATCCGTTTGCCACCTCCCCCGCTGTCCCGCACGGACATCGGGAAAGCAGGGGAGGACCTGGACCGAGGCGACTCTTGGCAGGTCCTCCCCTGATCGCGGATGGCTTGTGCCGCCATCGGGGGAGGTGCCCGTAGGGCGGAGGGGGTTCCCCCTGAGACGCCTCCCCCTCCGTCAAGCGGCACGATCCCTCCGCTTGCCACCTCCCCCGCTGTCCCGCACGAAGCATCGGGAAAGCAGGGGAGGACCTGGAGCGGGACGACTCTTGGCAGTTCCTCCCCTGATTGCGGACGGCTCGTGCCGCCATCGGGGGAGGTGCCTGTAGGGCGGAGGGGGTTTGGATGGTTCGGATTGGTTCGGTGGTTCGGGAGGTTCGGAAGGGGAGGTCCCTCGGCTCCGCTCGGGATGACGATCACTGGTGGTTCGGCGTGCACGAGGCATCCGCTTGCCACCTCCCCCGCGGTCCCGCACGAAGCATCGGGAAATCAGGGGAGGACCTGGGATCAGTGTCTCGCGGGCCAAGCGTCCGAATCCGGGCGACCGTAGTACTCCGGATGTTGGAGTTTCCCTCGCTCCGAAGCCGGTTTGACGCGCACGTCGGTCGGTCGGTTGTAGCGGATCCTCGCGTCGTCGCGGTCGGCGGTCACTTGCCACGACACCTTGACGAACGGCTTGCTCGTCCTCAGTTGGAACCTGTTGTCCGCCACTTCTTTGGTGACCTTGGCCAGGACGAAGTCCGCACTGTCGTCAAGGACCGTGAGCTGGTACTTGCAGTTCGTGTTGATGGCCGTGAAGTAGTCGGGCAGCGACACCCAGGCGAAGCCTTGGGCGTCGGTCGTGACGTTGCCGTTGTAGAAGTTCTGCGGGAAGGGCGACTCGCTCGCAAAATGGATCAGGTACTTGTTCTCGGGGTCGAACGGGTGATCGATCCGGAACGATTTGACCCCTGTCGCGGCAAAATCTCCGGCTGCGTACACGGCATATCCTTGGGTGCCGGTGTTGACCAGTCCGAAGACTCCGAACGGCGTAGCTCCTGGATCGAGAGACGAGCCCTGGCCGAAGACGCCGGTCCCGGTATTTGACGCTGAGGTGAAATGGCCGCCATAGGTTCCGCCGCTTGTGGCGGAAGCGCGACCCTGGACGGCTCGGATCCCGTTGCCTGCGGTGTTACCGGTCGCCGTGAACGAGCCGCCGAAAGAAAAGCCCTCGCCGCGGACACCTGCAGGGCCGAACTTGGTACTGACCCCTTCGATGGCATGGCCGTTTCCGTTGTTCGTCACAAAGACCGTGCTTTCGCTGTTGTTCGCGTTCGTCGTCTGGAAATAACCGGCCCTTCCCGATCCTGAGTTGATCCCCTGAAAGACGTTTCCTGTCCCGTTCGAGTCGCCTTGGACGGCCTCGCCCGCGCTCGTCGCGTCCGTGATCGTGAAGACGGCGAGATCGCCGGTGCCGTTGTGGGTGAGGGCCAGACCGGTGCTTGTGCCGGAGAGCGAATTCGACTCTGGCATCGTCAGCCCGTCCGGCTGCCAGGTTCCGACACCGAACGAGTTCGTTTTGAGGACATATCCGGAGGTGCTTCCGCCGACGAGCTGAAACGCATCGGTGACGAACCCGCCGGTAAAGATTTTCTGGCCCGTAAACTGCTGGCTTCCAGCCAGAAGCGCGACGTTCGACGAGAGCCTGGCGTCGTTGAGAGTTCCGGCCGAGACGTTCGATGCGTTCAGGCTCGTGAGTCCGTTGCCGTTCCCGTTGAAGACGTTGCCCGCGGCCTGGAAAGCGTTCGAGTTCGTCCAGGTGTTGACCGAGCTCAACCTACCGAAAGCGGAGGCGCCTAATCCGCTCAGAAGGGCCGCATTGACGTTGGTCAGTCCCGCCCCGCCTCCGACGTGTTGACCTGCGATGGCCGTGCCCGTGATGTTGGAATGCCCGGCTTGAGGAGTTCCGGGGGTCGTCGTTTGAATCCTGACGAAAGCCGGCAGGGCTCCTATGACTTGGGTCTGCGCTTGGCGGGCGGTGATAACGAGCAGTGCAAGGGCGGAGAGAGACGCCGCTCCGAGGCCGATGGTCTTGTTCATGTGAAAGTCCTCTGTCTCGAAAAATGGAAATCTGGAAGACACAGAGTCTATCTCACGTCAGAGTGCCTGGCGAGTTGAAGCGAAAAACCTGGTATCGGGGGCAAGGGTCACTCCATGTAGGCGAGGCGAGGGGGACATCCGTCGTTAAGGGCTCGGAAGTGCTCCGGACGGGGAGGTCCCTCGGCTTCGCTCGGGATGACGATCATTGAAAGGTTCGGAAGTTCGGTTGGTTCGGGGGTTCGGAGGCTCGGAGTTTCACGGTTCGGGGCCGTAAGGAAACCCTAAGCGCCGTGGTGTCCCAGGCGTAGGAAAGCCGTCAAAGACCGCCTGTCCACCCCGCAAAAGGGGCTAGGACCCCGCCGATTCGGTCTCCTGAGAGGCGTCGGCTTGAGGCACAGGAGAACGTATGAAACCACTTCGAACAGTCTTAGCAGGGGCGGCGCTGGCCACGATGGCCGTGCAGGCCGTCGCCCAACCGATCACCGTCTACGTCGACGACCAGCCCGTGTGGTTCGCCGATGCGAGCCCGACAAAGGTCAACGACCGCGTGATGGTGCCGTTGCGCGGTGTCTTCGAAAAGCTGGGCGCCGACGTCCGGTGGAACAACGACGACCTTTCGGTCTACGCCTCCAAGGGGCAGAAGACCGTCTGGCTCCGGATCGGCGACCATCAGGCCAAGGTCGACGGCGCGACCGTCATGCTCGACCAACCCGCGATGCTCCGAGGCGGCAGCACGCTCGTGCCGATCCGGTTCATCAGTGAGGCGCTCGGGGCCGACGTGAAATGGAACGACTCGCTCCAGGCCGTCTACGTGACGTCGGCGGGCGGTTCCGGAGTGGGCGCCTCCGACGACGGGCGATGGCGCAACGACAACGACCGTAACCGGAACAACGACGACGACAGGTGGCGGAACAACAACGACCGCGACCGCGACCGCGACAGGAACCGGGGAGGCCAGAACCCATGGCGCCAGGTCACGTTCGACGCGAACTCCGTCATTCCGGTCACGTTGGACGAGCCCCTGAACTCTCGGACAGCCCGAAAAGGCGACACGTTCATGGCGACCGTGGACACGACGGGTAACGCCGATTACAACGGCCTTCCCCGCGGTACGAAAGTCATCGGACACGTCACGCAGGTCCGTGCGATGAACGACAAGAAGCCGGGCGTGCTTGCGCTCGAATACGACCAGATCGTCGCTCCGAACGGCGACAAGTTCCCGATCGACGGCTCCTTGATCTCGCTTGAAGACAAGAACGTCGAGCACAAGAACGGACGGATCATCGCGAAGGACCGCGCGGCTTCGAACACGCAACAGAGCGTGATCGTCGGCGCCGGCGCGGGCGCGGTGTTCGCCCTTCTCACCAAGGGCAACTTGTTGACGGACACGTTGATCGGCGGCGCCTTGGGTTACGTCTACGACCTGATCCAAAAGGGCGACCGTCGCGCGGCTGACGTCGACTTGAAGGCGGGAACGCAGCTCGGTTTGAAGGTCGACCGGGACTTCGTCGCGCGGATCGGCACCTAAGAGACTTCCTGCCTCGGCCCGGCGGTGCGCCTGCCCTTTAGCGGCGGGCGCCCGCTTTCTTTCGTTCCGCTACTTGCCTTTGGCCGTGGCCAGCGCGCCTGCGAGGCCGATGGGGTCGTAACCGATGACTTCGGCGACCGTGCGTCCGTCCGGGTCCAGGATCTTGATATGGGGGATCGGGCCGATCTTGTGGGCCGCTGCGGCGGCTTGGTCCTTGTCGACGTCGAGGTCGACGAGGATCATGTCTGCGGTCGATTTCTTGAACTCGGGGCCTGGAAAGACTTTCTCTTTATACTCTTGGCACGGTCCGCACCAGGTCGCGTTGAAGTCGACGAGGACGTTCTTGCGTTCCTTCTTGGCTTGTGCAAGGGCGGCCCCGAGGTCGGTCGTCCAACCGGGCGGCGTGCCATGGGAACGGAAAGGCTGCCCTCCGAGAAGGATGGCGGCGCCGACGAAAGCCCAAATGGCGAAGAAGGGCGGGGTCCGTTTGGCTCCGGGCGGCTTCATGTCCGTCAGGGTTCTCTACGGTCGTATTCGTCGCGAACGCGACGGGAAGGGGCGAAAGTCCGTTCAGCCGGCGTGCTTCGACGGTCCGACGTCGAGCGTGAAGAACTCAAGGACGTCGTCGAGCCGGTCGGATTCGCGCTCGCAGTCGCTTTGGGCGCGCTCCTTCTTCGCCTGGGCGTCCGCGATCGAGGCCCTTTTGGCTTCGATCTGCTTTTGAAGGTCCTCGATCTGGAGTTCGGCGAGGGCGGTGTACTTGTCGGCCTGTTGGCCGTAGCTTTCGGCGAACGAAGCGAGGGCGGCGAGCTTGCGCGAGGCGTCGGCGACGACGGACTCTGCCGAGGCGCCGGTGGCCTTCGACATGGCGTCCAACGTGACCTTCATCGCGGCGCGGCGGCTCGCGACGGGGAGATCGGCCGGGAACGACGAGATGATCTCGATCGCTTGCTCGGCCGTCATCGGGGCCTCGGGAAGGTTCGCGAGACGGTAGACCGCGGCCGTGTTAAGCGACGCGTCGGGGTTTAAGAGCGGTTGGGAGGGCGTGACGGGCTCCTCCGGCACCTTGATCTCATCGAGGTTCGGGCCGGGCGTGTCCTTGACGAGTTGCTCGACGGTCTTCGACGGTGCGGCAGGCGCGGCCGGTGCCGAGCCTTCGGCCGGGGCGTCGAACTCGACGAACAGGCCTCGAGCCTTGATCAGCGTCTCTTTGATGCCCATCTTCAGGGGTTTCCGGGCACATTATAGAGCGGTCCGGCCCCGTCTTCGACCTGCGTCGTGTCGAACGGCGCGACGTCCTGTAGCGCCTCCGTCAGCGAGTCGGTCTGCAGGACGACGTCGTCGATGTCGGCGAGCATCTGTTCGGGCGAGCGGGCCCGGATTTCGTCGTTGATCAGCCCGAAGGTGTCCTCCATCAGGTCGAGTTGGTGTTGAAGGTTGCTGAGCGCTTCTCCGATCTTCTGGACGTATTCTTGCCGGCGCATCAGGATCTCGACCCGCTTGTCGAGAAGGGCCTGGTTGTGGAGGTTTTCGACCGTGGCCCGGCTCTTGTTCATCTCGTCGATCTCGCTCTGGTAGGCGCCGCGCACTTTATCGACCGTCTCGCGGATCCATTCGTCGTCGTAGGAGGCCCTGGGGACTTTCCCCTGTTTCTTCTTGACCGGGCGCCCTTGATCGTCGAAGACGGCGGGCGGCGGGCCGGGCGTGACGGGCGTGACGCCTCCCAGGACGCCGAGGAGGTATTGGTGGAACTGCACCTGCTTGCTCGCGAACAGCAAGAACTTCTCGAGCAGGTAATCGAGTTTGCGCAAGACCGCCCGGTAGACCTTCTGGCCTTGATAGGTCGGGGAGACGAGTTGCGTCCTCAGGTTCTCCAGCCGGGTGAAGCGCGACTGCACCTCTTGGGAGAGCGTGCCCCAGACCTGTTTCTTCAGGCGTTGCCGGCGCTCTTCGACTTCTTTGTCGTAAATGGCTTCGAGCCGCTCGCCGTACCACTTCGAGTCGGGGACGAACAGCAAGTACACGGCTTCGGCGACGGCCCCGAACAGGAGCGGGATCGGGTTCAGCGTGGCCAAGGAGAGAGCGAACAGCCCGGCCACTCCAAAGAGGTTCATGGGTTCTTTCGCGGCCGTTTTGAGATTGCTCTCTTTCCGAAGAGACATGCGCTGATGCAGGAATCTACCCAGTCGGGCGGCGGCCCGACCGACCGGGTCAGTTCCTTGTGATCGTCTCGTCCAGGTTCAGCAAGGTGTTGGCGACCATCGTCCACGCAGCGTCATCGGGCGTTTTGGCGAGCTTGGCCGCCGCTTCCGGATCCTTGTCGTACCGGTCTTTGAGGCGCGCATAAAGCTTCAGAAGCCGTGCCGACTCTTCTTCCGTGGGTATTCGGGCCGTACACGTCCGGAACATGGCGGACACGCGGGCCTTGGCTTGGACGCCCCCGGTGCGGCGGGCGAGGCCGCGTGCGGCGTCCATCGAGACCTGGTCGTTCAAGAGCCCGAGGGCCTGGAGCGGCGTGTTGGTCGTCAGTCTGCGGACGGTGCAGGCTTCGCGGCTGGTCGCGTCGAACGACATGAAGGCGGGGTAGGTCGAGGATCGCTTCCAGAACGTGTAGAGGCCTCGTCGGTACTGGTCGCCGCGGGTGCTGGTCGCCCATTGTTCGCCGTTATAGGGCGTGTCCCAGACGCCGTCCGGCTGGGTCGGAAAGACGCTCGGGCCGCCGACTTTGGAGCTCAAGAGTCCGCCGATCGTAAGGGCGTTGTCGCGGATCATCTCGGCCTCCATGCGGTACCGCGCGCCACGGGCCAGCAAGACGTTCTTGGGGTCTCGGGCCAAGAGGTCCGGAGTGGCGGCGGAGGACTGTCGGTAGGTCGCCGACATCACGATCCGTTTCATCGTGGCCTTGACGTCCCAGCCTTCCTCCATGAACGTCACGGCGAGCCAGTCGAGCAGCTCCGGATGGCTCGGACGGGCACCCTGGGTCCCGAAGTCCTCGCTCGTCTCCACGAGGCCCCTGCCGAAGACGAGTTCCCAGAGACGGTTGACTTCGACGCGCGCTGACAGCGGGTTTTCCCTGCTGACGAGCCACTTGGCGACCGTCAGTCGGTTGACAGGTGCGGCCTTCGGCATCGGCGGCAAGGACGCGGGCGTGGCGGCCGTGACCGGGTCGCCTTTGCTCAGATATTCGCCCCGGAGATGGAGGTTGCCGACGAGCGGCGTGGCCGTCGGCCGTTCACGGACGACCATCGCCTTGGGGATCGATGCTTCGAGCTTGGCGAGGGCCTGAGCCGTTTGCGACCGCTTTTGCGCCAGCGCTTGCGTCTGAGGCGTCACGGACTGGAAGAACGCGAACAGCGCGTCGTCCTCGGACTTGGAGCGGGCCGGTTTGGCCAGGGCCTCTTGCAGGTTCATGGGGACGACGTACGGCGCCGGCGACGTTGTCGTCGTCAGTCGGAGCCTGCCGATCAGGTGCTGGGGCCACTCCTTCGAACCGAACGACAGCGAGACTTTGTACCGTCCCGGTCGGATCGGGGACTTGAGGACGAACGCGATCTCGGAAGGTTTGCCGATCGCGCCGTACACGGCCCAGCTCCCGGCCGGAACAGCCTCCGCGATCCGCGAGGGGTCGTAGCCTCCTTGGGTGTAGGAAGCGAGGACTTGGGACACCGGAACAGGGGACGTGTCCGCCGCGACTACGGCGTTCGTGAGGATGAAATTTCCGCTGACGGAGCGTCCTGGCCCGTTCATCGTCAGTCTAGAGTCGGGCAAGGCTTCGAGGCGAAGCGCCGTCACCGGCGTGCCTGTCGTAAAGGTCAATTCGTAAGTGTCGTTCGCCGGAGGCGGTCCCGTGAAGAGGAACGATCCGTCTTCGAGTTTCTCCGGAACTTCACCCGACACTGTGCTGACGGTCACGTCGGAGGGCGCCGTCCAGACCTTGTTCCGCTCTGAGCCTGTCAACCACGCCTGGAACGCCGGCGCGGACGCGGTCTTGGCAGCAGCCAGGTCCTTGTCAGCATCTGCGAGGTCCTTCTTCAGCTTGTCGCGTTCGACGGTCTGGTCTTGCGACGGGACTTCGATGTTCGGCTCGTACCACTTCTCTTGCCCGACGTTCGCGTCTCCGGCCTTCTCATAGTCGGTGTTCCCGAACACCGTGACCATGGCGTAGAAGTCCTTTTGGCTGAAGGGGTCGTACTTATGGTCGTGGCACCTCGCACAAGCGAGAGTCGAACCGAGCCAGACGGTCGAGACCGTGCTGACGCGGTCCATGACGACGTAGAACTGCGCCTCACCGGGGTCGACCCCGCCTTCACGGTTGAACATGCTGTTCCGGTGGAATCCCGTCGCGATCTTCTGGTCGATGGTCGCCGAGGGCAACATGTCGCCGGCGATCTGCTCGATCGAGAAGCGGTCGTAGGGCATGTTCCGGTTGAAAGCGTCGATGACCCAGTCGCGGTACGTCCATGCGACACGGTTGGCGTCGGCTTCGTAGCCGTCCGAATCGGCGTACCGCGAGAGGTCCAGCCACGGCCGAGCCATGCGTTCCCCATAGTGCTCGCTCGCCAGAAGTTTGTCGACGAGTCGCTCGTACGCGTCCGGACGTCGGTCGGCTTCGAATGCTGCGACCGCTTCCGGACTTGGCGGAAGTCCGGTCAGGTCGAGGAACAACCTCCTCGCCAACGCTGCCTTGGTGGCTTCAGGTGACGGCTTCAGCCCTTCCTTTTCAAGCCGGGCGAGTATGAACCGGTCGAGCGGGCCGCGTGGCCACTTCGCGTCCTTGACCTTCGGCAGCGCCGGAAGTTTCGGGGCCACGTACGCCCAATGGGCGCGCTTCTCTCCGGAAGCGGCCGCCCCCTGGGCGATCCAGTCGCGGACGGCCTTGATCTTCGCGGCGCTGAGCGGGGCAAACCCCATCGGCATCTGGGGTCCCGCCGCGGTACCGACGATCCGCTTGGTCAGAAGGCTCTCGTCCGGCTTTCCGGCGACGACGGCTTGGCCCGACGCGCCGCCCTTTATGACGCTTTCGTAGCGGGTGAGGTCCAGTCCGGCTGCTGCTTCGGCGCCCGTGTGGCACGAGAAACAGTGGGCCTTGAAGACAGGGAGCACGTCGTCTTCGAAGGTCGCTTTCTTTGAAGCTGCGGACGGTGTCCGGGCGCCGGCCAATCCGACCGCCAGGACGGATACGGACAGGGCCGTGAGGACCACGCTCTGCACGCGAACGGGCTTCATGTCTGCCCCTGAGTTTAGCCGACGAGAGGCGCGGACGGAACCTGGGCCGTCCGAAGTGACGACACCGGCGACGAGGCGGCCGTCAGTTCGCCGAAGACGGTCCCGGCGACCTCCTCCTCGAGCCTGACGTAGCTCGACGTCCCTGCGGCCGAGGCCGGAGCGTTGACCTTGACCGAAATCCAGTTGTCGGTGACGGCGTCGTAAAGCCCGTCGCGCCCTGGCCGGTTTTCGACGACGGCCCTCAACGTGCGTCCCAAGAACCTGCGCGAGTGTTCGCGACCCGTCCGCTCCCCGATCTCGGCGAGTGTTTTGGCCCGTTCCTGCTTGTCCTCGGGGGCCACGGGGTCGCCCCAGGCATCGGCCGGCGTTCCTGGCCGCGGGCTGAACCGGAAGACATGGGCTTTGAGAAAGCGCGACCGTTCCAGTACGTCGACGCTCGAAGCGAACCGCTCCGGGGTCTCCGTCGGGAAGCCCACCATGACGTCGGTGGTCACGGAAACGTCCGGCACGCGCCGATAGAGGTTTTCGACGAGGGTCAGGAACGTCGTCCGGTCGTACCTGCGGTTCATGTCCTTCAGGACGACGTCGTCGCCGCTTTGTAAGGGGACGTGGAAATGGGGCGCGACGAGACCGTCGGTGGCGAGTCCAATGATCCGGTCGGTGACCTGATGGACTTCGATGCTACTGATCCGAAGTCGGTCGAGTCCAGAGCGGAGGGCGAGCATTTCGACAAGCTCCTCGAAACCGGGGCCCCCGCTTCCGGACTCCGGACCGTAAGCACCGATCAGGACGCCCGTGAGGACCGCTTCCTGATACCCTTGGGCGGCCAAGTTCCGGGCCTCGTCCAAGACGTCGGTCCACGGCCGGCTCTTCATCCCGGGCCGGGTGAACGGGATCGAGCAATAGCTGCAGAGCACGTCGCAGCCGTCCTGGACCTTGAGCGTCGCCCGTGAGCGGGACCGGGGCCGCTCCCGCGCTGCAACCTGACCCGAGGGACGGATCTCTGGAAAAGCCGAAAGGAACGCGGCGAGGGTCTCCGCTTTGTCCGGGTTCGGAACCGTCAGGTCGGCGCCGTCCATACCCTGACCTGTCGTGTTCAACGCCATTTGCGCGGCACACCCGGTGACCACGACCTTCGCGTCCGGGTTCGAGCGGCGGGCTCTGCGCACCGCATAACGGCTCTTAGACTCGGCCTGCCCCGTGACGCTACAGGTGTTCAGGACGTAGACGTCGGCGACGGCGTCGAACGGAACGACGTCGAAACCCGCCTCCGCGAACGACTCGAGGATCTTCTGGGTCTCGTATTGGTTGACTTTGCATCCGAGCGTCGTGAAGGCGGCCCTGGGCACCGGACGATTGTACGTGACGGAACACCGGGCCAGGTTCCGTGGCGGGCCCCCAAGGACTGTCACAATGTGACCGTTTGAGCACCCGGTTCGAGTCGGTCTGGCAGGAAAAGGGGATGGAGGCGTGGCTTCTTTCCCCTCTGGCCGTCCTTTACGCGGTCGGTTGGACGGCTTACCGGTCGGTCTACGACTTGGGGCTGAAACACCCGTTCGAGCCTCAGATCCCGGTCGTCACTGTAGGGAACGTCATCTCGGGAGGAGCCGGAAAGACGCCGTTGACGCTCACCGTCGAAAGGATCCTGCGCGAGGCCGGACGGAGGGTCGTCGTCTCCGTCAGCGGCTACGGCTCCCCGAGGGCCGAATCGGCGACAGCCGCTCCTCCAGGAGAGCTGGACGCGGCCGAGTGGGGCGACGAGGCCGCCATGGTCCGGGCCATACGGCCGGAGGCGGACCTGATCGTCGGTCGCGACCGCGTCGAAGCCGCCAAGATCGCCGAGCGAGGAGGGCCCGACCGGATCCTGCTCATGGACGACGGCTTCCAGCACCTGCGACTCCGCCAGCGCACGACACTGGTCGTCGACCCCCGTCCGCAGAACGACTTTTGCCTCCCTGCGGGCCCCTATCGCGAACCGCGCGGTTCTGGGCTCGGACGTGCCACGATCGTCCTTCCGAACGAGCGGTTCCAGCTCTACCGCTCACCGACGTCGATGGACCTCGTCAACGGGGACGCCGCCGACCTCAAATCCGTCAAAGTCGGCGTCTTGTGCGCGCTCGCACGTCCTTACCGGTTCTCGTCCTCGCTCGAATCCGAGGGGTACGAGATCGCCGAGGCCCGGTTTCTGCCAGACCATGACCGCTTGAGACAGCCCGATCTGCTCAAACCGTTCGATCCGGGCCGGCCCCTGATCGTGACGGCCAAGGACTGGGTCAAACTGCGGTCTCGCGACGACTTGGGGACGCGCACGGTCTACGCGGCCGGGTATGAGATTTTCGTGCGTCCTGAAGAGTCGTTCCGTGACTGGCTCCTGGAGAGGATCGATGGCGGCGCTTAAGAAGCGGCTCCTCGATTCGGTGGGCGGTGCGGCCCTCGTCCGGCTTCAAACGTCGCTCGCCCGAAAGTCGCCGACGAAGATCGAATCGATCGGCATCCGGTTCGGAAGGCTGTTCTGGAGGTTCGGTAAACGCCGTCGCAGGACGGCCCTGTCGAACCTGAGACTAGCGTTTCCGCAATGGACGGACGACCGTATCGAGACGACCGCGAGGGCCGTCTTCGAACACTTCGGAC
This genomic window from Armatimonadota bacterium contains:
- a CDS encoding copper amine oxidase N-terminal domain-containing protein produces the protein MKPLRTVLAGAALATMAVQAVAQPITVYVDDQPVWFADASPTKVNDRVMVPLRGVFEKLGADVRWNNDDLSVYASKGQKTVWLRIGDHQAKVDGATVMLDQPAMLRGGSTLVPIRFISEALGADVKWNDSLQAVYVTSAGGSGVGASDDGRWRNDNDRNRNNDDDRWRNNNDRDRDRDRNRGGQNPWRQVTFDANSVIPVTLDEPLNSRTARKGDTFMATVDTTGNADYNGLPRGTKVIGHVTQVRAMNDKKPGVLALEYDQIVAPNGDKFPIDGSLISLEDKNVEHKNGRIIAKDRAASNTQQSVIVGAGAGAVFALLTKGNLLTDTLIGGALGYVYDLIQKGDRRAADVDLKAGTQLGLKVDRDFVARIGT
- a CDS encoding thioredoxin family protein, whose translation is MKPPGAKRTPPFFAIWAFVGAAILLGGQPFRSHGTPPGWTTDLGAALAQAKKERKNVLVDFNATWCGPCQEYKEKVFPGPEFKKSTADMILVDLDVDKDQAAAAAHKIGPIPHIKILDPDGRTVAEVIGYDPIGLAGALATAKGK
- a CDS encoding PSD1 domain-containing protein, whose product is MKPVRVQSVVLTALSVSVLAVGLAGARTPSAASKKATFEDDVLPVFKAHCFSCHTGAEAAAGLDLTRYESVIKGGASGQAVVAGKPDESLLTKRIVGTAAGPQMPMGFAPLSAAKIKAVRDWIAQGAAASGEKRAHWAYVAPKLPALPKVKDAKWPRGPLDRFILARLEKEGLKPSPEATKAALARRLFLDLTGLPPSPEAVAAFEADRRPDAYERLVDKLLASEHYGERMARPWLDLSRYADSDGYEADANRVAWTYRDWVIDAFNRNMPYDRFSIEQIAGDMLPSATIDQKIATGFHRNSMFNREGGVDPGEAQFYVVMDRVSTVSTVWLGSTLACARCHDHKYDPFSQKDFYAMVTVFGNTDYEKAGDANVGQEKWYEPNIEVPSQDQTVERDKLKKDLADADKDLAAAKTASAPAFQAWLTGSERNKVWTAPSDVTVSTVSGEVPEKLEDGSFLFTGPPPANDTYELTFTTGTPVTALRLEALPDSRLTMNGPGRSVSGNFILTNAVVAADTSPVPVSQVLASYTQGGYDPSRIAEAVPAGSWAVYGAIGKPSEIAFVLKSPIRPGRYKVSLSFGSKEWPQHLIGRLRLTTTTSPAPYVVPMNLQEALAKPARSKSEDDALFAFFQSVTPQTQALAQKRSQTAQALAKLEASIPKAMVVRERPTATPLVGNLHLRGEYLSKGDPVTAATPASLPPMPKAAPVNRLTVAKWLVSRENPLSARVEVNRLWELVFGRGLVETSEDFGTQGARPSHPELLDWLAVTFMEEGWDVKATMKRIVMSATYRQSSAATPDLLARDPKNVLLARGARYRMEAEMIRDNALTIGGLLSSKVGGPSVFPTQPDGVWDTPYNGEQWATSTRGDQYRRGLYTFWKRSSTYPAFMSFDATSREACTVRRLTTNTPLQALGLLNDQVSMDAARGLARRTGGVQAKARVSAMFRTCTARIPTEEESARLLKLYARLKDRYDKDPEAAAKLAKTPDDAAWTMVANTLLNLDETITRN
- the lpxK gene encoding tetraacyldisaccharide 4'-kinase, coding for MSTRFESVWQEKGMEAWLLSPLAVLYAVGWTAYRSVYDLGLKHPFEPQIPVVTVGNVISGGAGKTPLTLTVERILREAGRRVVVSVSGYGSPRAESATAAPPGELDAAEWGDEAAMVRAIRPEADLIVGRDRVEAAKIAERGGPDRILLMDDGFQHLRLRQRTTLVVDPRPQNDFCLPAGPYREPRGSGLGRATIVLPNERFQLYRSPTSMDLVNGDAADLKSVKVGVLCALARPYRFSSSLESEGYEIAEARFLPDHDRLRQPDLLKPFDPGRPLIVTAKDWVKLRSRDDLGTRTVYAAGYEIFVRPEESFRDWLLERIDGGA
- the mtaB gene encoding tRNA (N(6)-L-threonylcarbamoyladenosine(37)-C(2))-methylthiotransferase MtaB produces the protein MPRAAFTTLGCKVNQYETQKILESFAEAGFDVVPFDAVADVYVLNTCSVTGQAESKSRYAVRRARRSNPDAKVVVTGCAAQMALNTTGQGMDGADLTVPNPDKAETLAAFLSAFPEIRPSGQVAARERPRSRSRATLKVQDGCDVLCSYCSIPFTRPGMKSRPWTDVLDEARNLAAQGYQEAVLTGVLIGAYGPESGSGGPGFEELVEMLALRSGLDRLRISSIEVHQVTDRIIGLATDGLVAPHFHVPLQSGDDVVLKDMNRRYDRTTFLTLVENLYRRVPDVSVTTDVMVGFPTETPERFASSVDVLERSRFLKAHVFRFSPRPGTPADAWGDPVAPEDKQERAKTLAEIGERTGREHSRRFLGRTLRAVVENRPGRDGLYDAVTDNWISVKVNAPASAAGTSSYVRLEEEVAGTVFGELTAASSPVSSLRTAQVPSAPLVG